From one Bacteroidota bacterium genomic stretch:
- a CDS encoding methionyl-tRNA formyltransferase, with protein sequence MRIIFLGTPAFAVPSLKILVENGYEIVAVITAEDKAAGRGQRIAISDVKKYALEAGLKVLQPRRMNDPAFLDEVKSLHADLQIVVAFRMMPEALWSMPPLGTFNLHGSLLPQYRGAAPINRAIMNGETKTGLTTFFLKHEIDTGLIIYRKEVPIGPEDTAGDLHDRMMEEGALLVLDTVRAIESNAIHLHPQEEYIQQGEEVKSAPKIFKEDCKLDFTKDIHHLNNQVRGLSPFPGAFFDLALEDGSLLPVKVLRSIPEPAGTVLTHEMISDGKSTLKISAADGFLVVKELQLPGKKRMKTEELLRGFKFPDSATIL encoded by the coding sequence ATGAGAATTATTTTCCTTGGCACTCCTGCTTTTGCAGTTCCTTCTCTGAAGATACTTGTTGAGAATGGCTATGAAATTGTGGCTGTAATTACTGCAGAAGATAAAGCTGCCGGACGAGGTCAACGAATTGCAATTTCTGATGTGAAAAAATATGCACTGGAAGCCGGACTAAAAGTACTTCAACCCAGGCGGATGAACGATCCTGCTTTTCTTGATGAAGTTAAATCACTCCACGCGGATCTTCAAATTGTAGTCGCCTTTCGCATGATGCCGGAAGCATTGTGGTCCATGCCACCCCTTGGCACTTTTAACCTCCATGGATCATTGCTCCCTCAGTACAGAGGTGCTGCTCCTATAAACAGAGCCATCATGAACGGTGAAACAAAAACCGGATTGACTACTTTTTTTCTAAAGCATGAAATTGATACCGGTCTCATCATTTATAGAAAGGAAGTGCCGATTGGTCCCGAAGATACTGCAGGGGATTTGCATGACCGTATGATGGAAGAAGGAGCCTTGCTTGTATTGGATACGGTTAGAGCGATAGAAAGTAACGCTATTCATTTGCATCCACAGGAGGAATATATCCAACAGGGGGAGGAAGTAAAATCAGCTCCAAAAATTTTTAAAGAAGATTGTAAACTTGATTTCACTAAGGATATACATCATTTGAATAATCAGGTGCGTGGATTAAGTCCATTCCCCGGTGCTTTTTTTGATTTGGCGCTGGAAGATGGATCTCTTTTACCCGTTAAAGTGCTTCGCTCTATCCCGGAACCGGCGGGAACGGTATTGACGCATGAAATGATCAGTGATGGGAAAAGTACTTTGAAAATTAGTGCGGCTGATGGCTTTCTTGTGGTGAAGGAATTGCAGTTGCCCGGCAAGAAACGTATGAAAACAGAAGAATTGCTCCGCGGCTTTAAGTTTCCCGATAGTGCAACTATCCTCTAA
- a CDS encoding DUF2179 domain-containing protein, protein MFSSEFIASDTFQWFVLPALIFLARMSDVTLATLRNIFLSKSIKYIVPFLGFIEVLIWLLAISQIMKNLHNPVCFIAYATGYSMGIFFGIKIEERLALGLQVMRIITQKDADDLIKALVDHSFGITTIEGHGAKGPVKIILTVVKRKDIITVRQLIEEKHPTAFYSVEDIRTVSRGVFPQSGQSRLDHFKSVFPLGSGK, encoded by the coding sequence ATGTTTAGCAGCGAATTTATTGCTTCAGATACCTTTCAATGGTTTGTTCTTCCCGCTTTAATTTTTTTAGCGAGAATGAGTGATGTGACCCTGGCTACATTGAGAAATATTTTCCTGAGTAAATCCATTAAATACATCGTACCGTTTCTTGGATTTATTGAGGTGCTGATTTGGTTATTGGCAATAAGTCAGATCATGAAGAATTTACATAATCCGGTTTGCTTTATCGCCTATGCTACAGGATACTCGATGGGAATTTTCTTCGGAATTAAGATTGAGGAGCGACTGGCACTCGGCTTGCAAGTGATGAGAATTATCACTCAAAAAGATGCCGATGATCTGATTAAAGCTCTCGTTGACCATAGTTTTGGAATCACCACCATTGAAGGACATGGTGCAAAGGGTCCGGTGAAGATTATTCTTACTGTGGTGAAAAGAAAGGATATTATTACAGTCCGGCAACTCATAGAAGAAAAACATCCCACTGCATTTTACTCTGTGGAAGACATTAGAACGGTAAGCAGAGGTGTTTTTCCGCAGTCCGGCCAAAGCCGCCTGGATCATTTTAAAAGTGTTTTTCCATTAGGAAGCGGGAAATAG
- a CDS encoding MATE family efflux transporter — protein sequence MLSSLAGTVINFTDVAFVARIGEKELAASALGGVFYFLLLMLGTAVGIGAQIIISRKAGEDRPTEIGHVFDHSLVILLVFSMLMLLFLYLAIPSLLPLIINDGEVAAAALSYLKARSWSLPLMMVLIALRAFYTGITQTRIITYSTVLMMVLNVILNYGFVFGGMGFPALGLIGAGLASAISESLAVVYAVIYTMSRSVFQKFRLFKFTQLKRTAYVQILTLSSPIMLQHFLSMGAWFLFFVLIEKLGARELAVSNVLRSIYMVLMTPIWGFSQASNSMVSNLLGQNKEHEVIPLVTKIVKMSFLIGAGGILTSIVFKDLLFRLTTSDVMLIQEAIPGFYVVCVATIVFSITMVLISAISGTGRTTAAMIIEVISLVIYVAYILVFTVILPGTLELVWTSELIYWLIMGIISYFYLVSGKWKSKLITEKL from the coding sequence ATGCTCAGTAGCCTCGCAGGTACTGTCATTAACTTTACAGATGTTGCTTTTGTAGCCAGAATTGGAGAAAAAGAACTGGCTGCTTCAGCTCTGGGTGGTGTTTTCTACTTCTTGCTATTGATGTTGGGCACGGCCGTAGGGATAGGAGCACAAATCATTATTTCAAGAAAAGCAGGGGAGGATCGTCCAACGGAAATAGGACACGTTTTCGATCATAGCCTGGTCATTCTACTTGTATTTTCTATGTTGATGTTGCTCTTTCTCTATCTGGCTATACCTTCATTATTGCCATTAATAATTAATGATGGAGAAGTGGCAGCAGCGGCGCTGAGTTATTTAAAAGCACGTAGCTGGAGTTTGCCATTGATGATGGTGCTCATTGCACTACGTGCCTTCTATACCGGCATTACGCAAACCCGCATTATTACTTATTCTACTGTTCTCATGATGGTATTGAATGTAATACTTAACTATGGTTTTGTATTTGGCGGAATGGGATTCCCTGCACTTGGACTCATCGGGGCGGGACTTGCCTCTGCGATTTCGGAATCACTCGCTGTTGTCTATGCTGTAATTTATACGATGTCTCGTTCCGTATTTCAGAAATTCCGGTTATTTAAGTTTACACAATTGAAAAGAACGGCCTATGTTCAGATCCTCACTTTATCTTCTCCCATTATGTTACAACATTTTTTATCGATGGGTGCATGGTTCCTGTTTTTTGTATTGATTGAAAAGTTAGGTGCAAGGGAATTGGCAGTATCAAATGTGCTTCGTAGTATATACATGGTCCTTATGACACCGATATGGGGCTTTTCTCAGGCCAGCAATAGCATGGTTTCAAATCTTCTTGGACAAAACAAAGAGCATGAAGTCATACCTCTGGTCACTAAAATTGTTAAAATGAGTTTTCTGATCGGAGCAGGAGGGATACTGACAAGTATTGTATTTAAAGACCTCCTCTTTCGTCTCACCACGTCTGATGTTATGCTGATTCAGGAAGCTATTCCGGGCTTTTATGTTGTCTGTGTAGCCACCATAGTATTTTCCATTACTATGGTATTGATTTCAGCGATTTCCGGTACCGGACGCACTACTGCTGCAATGATTATAGAAGTAATCTCACTTGTCATCTATGTCGCTTACATACTTGTTTTTACAGTGATTCTACCGGGCACACTGGAGCTAGTCTGGACTTCTGAACTGATCTATTGGTTGATAATGGGTATAATCAGCTATTTTTACCTCGTTTCCGGAAAATGGAAAAGTAAATTGATCACAGAGAAGTTATGA
- a CDS encoding T9SS type A sorting domain-containing protein, which yields MKTLIMPLRKSGFIALLVLSFLSESNARTYYSRQSGLWSVNTSWSTVTYGSPVNAGTYPQRGDVVFIGDGHNISMNVNSVTASITIGQGASGSLLYSNYLTFLMVVAGNITVNNGATFGYASNSSRMHNLFISGSIINNGAVDLYVDANDYVNVTFNSAINSTISGTGSWDLNRVTVFKSTLTSYRLEATVLAFETAIRELVVSFGTFAHNNRFTYNVNPALGDFTVGPNAIIQVMDGVLHLSPNSNYVYLQGQITVTAGTMRIGSAAGSFGLRYDQSGAVIPAIDVTGGTLSVYGGITYRSGNSGDPVRFSQSGGNVLLNSGSTGTNLEVFNIGNSASSRFTMSAGTITLQKPGSNAALTDFNICGTSGTVTVSGGKVVFGNASTASGSTFKFTPYATVNHPNFRVSGPAAASVTLCPAANETADFRLMSLNIDASKIFDNRSISGTTGDSRNIILTDNFDGLHAFYNNGTFTPRTGTVTLQGGEGLWIGGSSTTAFHNLTINNSLGSNLTQTIQISNTLLMLDGVMFSSAATPVVCLAGAASNIGSSISYVDGPMQQLVASSSAQSINFPVGKNGAYRPIILAVQHSSAATVTYSSEVWNNSARAMGYSLPPTLTWVSDIRHYTITRSAVANLSNARVTLSYGADDFVTDFSNLRVARDNGASAWLDLGGVGTANGTGSITSANFNGFNNYFTLANASGGVNPLPVEFVKFNANAMDNYILVDWTTAAEVNSDFFEVQRSGDGHEFKPIGRVLAKGFSNRISDYQFKDEQPLKGTSYYRLRQVDRDGTDEFTNIVAVNFTKTTLSVFPNPIADRTISMVLPEQGGDLLVANLFDMTGKNVQQIGNIIRDSYSTQLQIDASLLPGTYLLKVSDGKGKEWQEKVVLTF from the coding sequence ATGAAAACTTTAATCATGCCGCTCCGAAAATCCGGGTTCATAGCCCTTCTTGTTCTGAGTTTTCTCAGTGAAAGTAATGCTAGAACCTATTATTCTCGACAGAGCGGTCTCTGGAGTGTGAACACCTCCTGGTCAACAGTAACCTATGGTAGTCCGGTCAATGCCGGCACCTACCCGCAAAGAGGTGATGTGGTATTCATCGGCGATGGACATAACATTTCAATGAATGTTAATTCCGTTACCGCGAGCATCACCATCGGGCAGGGTGCCTCAGGTTCCTTGCTCTATTCCAATTACCTGACCTTCCTGATGGTTGTCGCCGGAAACATTACTGTGAACAACGGTGCTACTTTTGGTTATGCCTCCAATTCATCAAGGATGCATAATCTTTTCATAAGTGGAAGTATCATCAACAATGGCGCAGTGGATTTATATGTGGATGCCAATGATTATGTGAATGTCACCTTTAATTCGGCCATCAACTCTACCATTTCCGGGACAGGTTCCTGGGATTTGAATCGTGTCACGGTATTTAAATCCACATTGACCTCCTACAGACTGGAAGCAACTGTGCTGGCATTTGAAACGGCCATCAGGGAACTTGTGGTTAGTTTCGGAACCTTTGCACATAATAACCGATTTACCTATAATGTAAATCCTGCATTGGGTGATTTTACCGTTGGTCCGAATGCTATTATTCAAGTGATGGATGGTGTTCTTCACCTTTCGCCTAATTCAAATTATGTTTATCTGCAAGGTCAGATTACAGTGACAGCGGGTACCATGCGTATTGGTTCTGCAGCCGGAAGCTTTGGGTTGAGGTATGACCAGAGCGGTGCAGTAATTCCTGCTATTGATGTAACCGGTGGTACATTGTCAGTATATGGTGGTATTACTTACCGGTCAGGAAATTCAGGTGACCCGGTTCGATTTAGTCAGAGTGGTGGCAATGTGCTCCTCAATTCAGGATCTACCGGAACCAACCTCGAAGTGTTCAATATTGGAAATAGTGCGTCCAGTCGCTTTACCATGAGTGCCGGAACAATTACCTTGCAGAAACCGGGCAGTAATGCAGCTTTAACCGACTTCAATATTTGTGGCACATCCGGTACAGTCACCGTGAGTGGCGGAAAGGTTGTTTTTGGGAATGCGAGTACAGCTTCAGGTTCCACTTTTAAATTTACACCTTATGCTACAGTGAACCATCCCAACTTCCGCGTTTCCGGTCCCGCAGCAGCTAGTGTGACCCTTTGCCCTGCAGCCAATGAAACGGCTGATTTCAGATTAATGAGCTTAAATATTGATGCCAGTAAAATCTTTGACAATCGCTCCATTTCAGGTACAACCGGTGATTCAAGAAATATTATTCTGACGGATAATTTCGACGGCTTACATGCCTTCTATAACAATGGAACTTTTACACCGCGTACGGGAACGGTAACACTACAGGGAGGTGAAGGATTATGGATAGGAGGTAGTAGTACTACTGCATTTCATAATCTGACCATTAATAACAGCCTGGGTTCAAATCTGACGCAAACTATTCAAATCAGTAATACTTTATTGATGTTGGATGGGGTTATGTTTTCCTCTGCAGCAACACCTGTGGTTTGCCTTGCCGGTGCGGCATCAAATATTGGTTCTTCCATCTCATATGTCGATGGTCCGATGCAACAACTGGTGGCAAGCAGTAGTGCACAAAGTATTAATTTCCCTGTAGGAAAAAATGGTGCATATAGACCTATCATCTTAGCCGTGCAACATTCATCGGCAGCTACTGTTACCTATTCTTCCGAAGTTTGGAACAACTCAGCCAGAGCTATGGGCTACTCATTACCGCCTACATTGACATGGGTATCCGATATTCGTCACTATACCATCACCCGCTCAGCTGTTGCCAATCTCAGCAATGCCAGGGTCACTTTATCCTACGGTGCGGATGACTTTGTAACGGATTTCAGCAATCTTCGTGTAGCACGTGACAATGGTGCATCTGCATGGCTTGATCTCGGAGGAGTGGGTACCGCAAATGGTACGGGAAGCATTACTTCTGCTAATTTTAATGGCTTCAATAATTATTTTACACTCGCTAATGCCAGCGGAGGTGTGAATCCTCTTCCGGTTGAATTTGTAAAGTTTAACGCAAACGCTATGGATAATTATATTCTGGTAGACTGGACCACAGCAGCTGAAGTTAATAGCGACTTTTTTGAAGTACAACGCAGTGGTGATGGTCATGAATTTAAACCCATCGGTCGCGTGTTGGCCAAAGGATTCTCCAACCGTATTTCCGATTATCAATTTAAAGATGAACAACCACTTAAAGGAACAAGTTATTATCGCCTGCGTCAGGTAGACCGTGATGGGACAGATGAATTTACCAATATAGTGGCCGTTAACTTTACAAAAACGACCTTATCGGTGTTTCCGAATCCGATAGCTGACAGGACCATCAGCATGGTTCTTCCGGAGCAGGGGGGTGATCTTTTAGTAGCGAATCTCTTCGATATGACAGGAAAAAATGTGCAGCAAATCGGGAATATCATTCGGGATAGCTATTCTACCCAATTGCAAATTGATGCATCCCTTCTCCCCGGCACTTATTTACTCAAGGTGAGTGATGGTAAAGGGAAAGAGTGGCAGGAAAAAGTAGTTCTTACTTTTTAA
- a CDS encoding DUF2520 domain-containing protein, translated as MKNIEIGIFGSGNVAHHLATGLFHAGLPIRFICSRNVKKGKAIARATGAAWYSTVPDTSAKHAVLFICTSDDAIQRIMKQNSKSGYILVHCSGSIALIDGAAYAHGTGVFYPVQSFSSELKVDWSTVPICLEGSNPKVLSLLKHTAKLLSKKVTMMNSRQRLMVHLAAVFANNFSNAQYAIAELILKENNLSFDLLRPLITATAEKVQHSSPVTVQTGPAQREDFKSIKAHLSILKEIPEVRNIYNSLTKFIISNKKRAGK; from the coding sequence GTGAAAAATATCGAGATAGGAATATTTGGTTCCGGGAATGTGGCTCATCATCTGGCCACGGGACTTTTTCATGCCGGTTTACCTATCCGTTTTATTTGCAGCAGGAATGTTAAGAAAGGGAAAGCCATTGCCAGGGCTACAGGTGCTGCATGGTATTCTACAGTTCCGGATACAAGTGCAAAACATGCTGTCTTATTCATCTGCACCAGTGATGATGCAATTCAACGTATCATGAAGCAGAATAGTAAATCCGGTTATATTTTGGTGCACTGTTCGGGAAGCATTGCTCTGATTGATGGTGCGGCTTATGCACACGGTACAGGCGTCTTTTATCCGGTGCAATCGTTTTCGTCAGAGCTGAAAGTAGATTGGTCAACTGTTCCAATTTGTCTGGAGGGTAGTAATCCGAAAGTGCTTTCACTATTAAAACATACAGCCAAACTCCTCAGCAAAAAGGTGACAATGATGAATAGCCGGCAACGATTAATGGTGCATCTTGCTGCTGTTTTTGCCAATAATTTCAGTAACGCTCAATATGCAATTGCGGAATTGATATTAAAGGAAAATAATCTCTCTTTTGATTTGCTCCGGCCATTGATTACCGCCACCGCAGAGAAAGTGCAGCATTCCTCTCCGGTTACTGTACAAACCGGACCGGCTCAGCGGGAAGACTTTAAATCTATCAAGGCTCATCTTTCTATTTTAAAAGAGATACCTGAGGTTCGGAACATCTACAATAGCCTCACAAAATTCATTATCAGTAATAAGAAAAGGGCAGGCAAATAA
- a CDS encoding GNAT family N-acetyltransferase, whose protein sequence is MTEVISFKTEDKDKASIIFAIRQKVFVEEQHVSHEEEYDEHEDESMHYMLLVDKQPAGTARWRFTNDGIKLERFALLPEFRNKGYGSFLVNTVLKDVIPYGKMTYLNAQVNAMNLYSRAGFYQVGELFYEANIPHFRMIFKNTVS, encoded by the coding sequence ATGACAGAAGTAATAAGTTTTAAAACCGAGGATAAAGATAAAGCCTCCATCATTTTTGCAATCAGGCAAAAAGTCTTCGTGGAAGAGCAGCATGTCTCTCACGAAGAAGAATATGATGAACATGAGGACGAAAGCATGCATTATATGCTGTTGGTGGATAAGCAGCCGGCGGGTACAGCCCGCTGGCGCTTTACCAATGATGGTATTAAGTTGGAGAGATTTGCTCTTCTGCCTGAGTTTAGGAATAAAGGATATGGTTCGTTTTTAGTGAATACAGTGTTAAAGGATGTTATTCCTTATGGTAAAATGACATACCTGAATGCGCAAGTGAATGCCATGAATCTTTATAGCAGAGCAGGTTTCTATCAGGTGGGAGAGTTGTTCTATGAAGCCAATATTCCGCATTTCAGAATGATCTTTAAAAATACGGTGTCCTAA
- a CDS encoding DUF2892 domain-containing protein, with amino-acid sequence MKKNMGSTDKIMRIIVALVLIFLYATNRVEGTLGIVLLVLAGVFILTSLVSFCPLYAPFGINTCKKN; translated from the coding sequence ATGAAAAAAAACATGGGTTCTACCGATAAAATTATGAGAATCATTGTTGCACTGGTATTGATCTTTCTCTATGCGACCAATAGAGTAGAGGGTACTTTGGGTATTGTATTGCTCGTACTGGCAGGGGTTTTCATCCTGACTTCTCTTGTTAGTTTCTGTCCGCTTTATGCACCATTCGGAATCAACACCTGCAAAAAGAATTAA
- a CDS encoding cytochrome c maturation protein CcmE: protein MKKIHIVAIVVIAIALAVIVSTISNSSTYAPFRTAIENEGNTFHVVGKVNLQKDFIYNPQENANIFGFYLVDSEGLEKLVLYNGTKPQDFERSEQIVVVGKMKEDKFIANQLLMKCPSKYNGNQQDQMKAVQ, encoded by the coding sequence ATGAAAAAGATCCATATAGTTGCGATTGTTGTCATTGCGATTGCTCTGGCTGTTATTGTCAGCACCATCAGCAACTCCAGCACTTATGCCCCATTCAGGACAGCGATCGAAAATGAAGGGAATACTTTCCATGTTGTTGGAAAAGTAAACCTGCAGAAAGATTTTATTTATAATCCCCAGGAGAACGCTAATATTTTTGGATTTTACCTGGTCGATAGTGAAGGATTAGAGAAACTGGTTTTATATAATGGAACCAAGCCACAGGATTTTGAGAGATCCGAACAAATTGTTGTAGTCGGAAAAATGAAGGAAGATAAATTCATCGCGAATCAACTATTGATGAAATGTCCTTCCAAATACAACGGCAATCAGCAAGATCAAATGAAGGCGGTACAGTAA
- a CDS encoding NAD-dependent deacylase: MKNVVVFSGAGISAESGIKTFRDTGGLWEEYRIEDVATPGAWHRNAALVLDFYNQRRAQVLSAQPNSAHSAIADLEKYFNVQVITQNIDDLHERAGSSNVLHLHGEIRKSRSTLDEHLIFPIEGSELKMGDICPLGAQLRPHIVWFGEAVPEMEKAISITSKADIFIVIGTSLEVYPAAGLLEYAPDSSLKILVDPHAKIPAHLNEFSVVRKSAGVGVPEVLQKIIENNV, encoded by the coding sequence ATGAAAAACGTTGTTGTTTTTTCCGGTGCAGGGATTAGTGCAGAGAGCGGAATAAAGACCTTTCGGGATACCGGAGGATTGTGGGAAGAATACCGTATTGAAGATGTAGCTACACCCGGCGCCTGGCATAGAAATGCGGCCCTGGTCCTCGATTTTTATAACCAACGAAGAGCACAGGTCTTGTCCGCTCAACCAAATTCTGCTCATAGTGCAATTGCTGATCTTGAAAAATATTTTAATGTACAAGTTATCACTCAGAATATTGATGACTTACATGAGCGGGCAGGGTCATCAAATGTCCTTCATTTACACGGTGAAATCAGAAAATCAAGATCCACACTGGATGAACATCTGATTTTTCCGATTGAAGGAAGTGAATTGAAGATGGGAGATATATGCCCACTCGGGGCTCAACTCCGTCCCCATATCGTTTGGTTTGGTGAGGCTGTTCCTGAAATGGAGAAGGCCATTTCTATCACGAGCAAGGCTGATATTTTTATAGTGATAGGAACATCTCTCGAAGTATATCCGGCTGCAGGATTGCTGGAATACGCTCCGGATTCGTCTCTAAAAATACTTGTGGATCCCCATGCCAAAATACCTGCACATTTAAATGAGTTCTCCGTAGTACGTAAATCAGCCGGTGTTGGGGTGCCGGAAGTGCTTCAAAAAATAATAGAAAATAATGTTTAG
- a CDS encoding CcmD family protein: protein MSLHSLARAQEIEMADTMRSEGKIYVVVVIAAIALTILSIYLFRIDKKVSKLEKEIKNR from the coding sequence ATGTCGTTGCATTCTTTAGCTCGAGCGCAGGAAATTGAAATGGCGGATACAATGCGTTCAGAGGGCAAAATTTATGTTGTAGTAGTTATTGCAGCCATTGCATTAACTATATTAAGTATATACTTGTTTCGCATTGATAAAAAGGTGTCAAAGCTGGAGAAAGAGATAAAAAACAGATAA
- the ccsA gene encoding cytochrome c biogenesis protein CcsA, whose protein sequence is MNLNYQGEHLGYGQLGNILIILSFTAALLSCLAYYFSFKRKDDLSASWVKLGRTAFSVHAISALGLIFLIYYLIHGHFFEYYYVWQHSSTILPFKYMWACLWEGQEGSFLVWTFWHVILSFVIILKAGKWEAPVMFTLMIIQAFLASMLLGLEFDGIKIGSNPFILLRDHPDFANLPFIQMPDYLNKIKDGRGLNPLLQNYWMVIHPPTLFLGFAATAIPFAYAIGGMLTGKVKEWVAPALPWAFFGVMILGTGLLMGGAWAYESLSFGGFWAWDPVENASLVPWLTLVGAAHVMVIFKKNGTSLGSTIVLVVSSFLLILYSTFLTRSGILGDTSVHAFTDLGMRGQLVLYMLFFVVLSIVLVFIHRKEIKGSSEDDHISSREFWMFMGMLILVISAVQISITTSIPVINKIFGTKMAPPADAIDFYNSWQIPIAVIIGLLMSISQFFKWKQSDPKETIKKLVISFVVALIVAITLEVYYDFDRVQQTLLLFTALWAFLANLDYLIRVVKGKTMHSGSSIAHMGIALILLGSLISNAEKTVISQNRLKVDLGKDFPNNENILLYQGDTLPMGEFYVTYKDKKKEGINIFYEVEYFKANHLNGKLEKSFSLFPKVQLNERMGNVSEPSTKHYLNRDIYTHVTYAELDDKTGRQEDGTYRKGKKYQMSIGDTITTSNSLVILESLNKDVDKNALMLKEGDIAIGARLLIMDVNRKIHYAEPVFVIRENSFFNRTAEINELGLKFAFEKILPEENKMEIDIAEKEGNVREFVIMKAIIFPQINILWTGCILMIIGTWIAIVKRIRQLKTQQVQ, encoded by the coding sequence ATGAATCTAAACTATCAAGGTGAACACCTGGGATATGGTCAGTTAGGAAATATACTGATCATCTTATCCTTTACAGCGGCATTATTATCCTGTCTGGCTTATTACTTTTCCTTTAAAAGAAAAGATGATTTATCTGCTTCGTGGGTGAAGCTGGGCAGAACAGCCTTCAGTGTTCATGCGATAAGTGCTTTAGGGTTGATCTTTCTTATTTACTATTTAATTCACGGACATTTCTTTGAGTATTATTATGTCTGGCAACACTCCAGTACTATTTTACCATTTAAATATATGTGGGCTTGTCTTTGGGAAGGTCAGGAAGGAAGTTTTTTAGTTTGGACCTTCTGGCATGTAATTCTTTCTTTTGTGATTATCCTGAAAGCGGGGAAATGGGAGGCTCCGGTTATGTTTACCCTGATGATCATACAGGCTTTTCTGGCATCAATGTTATTGGGATTAGAGTTCGATGGAATTAAAATTGGTTCAAATCCATTTATTCTTTTGCGCGATCATCCTGACTTTGCCAACTTACCTTTTATACAAATGCCGGATTATCTGAATAAGATAAAAGATGGCCGGGGATTAAATCCACTACTGCAAAATTACTGGATGGTCATCCATCCCCCTACTCTATTCCTGGGTTTTGCTGCTACTGCCATTCCATTTGCGTATGCGATAGGCGGAATGCTTACCGGAAAGGTGAAAGAATGGGTAGCACCTGCATTGCCATGGGCTTTCTTTGGCGTGATGATTCTGGGAACAGGATTATTAATGGGAGGTGCCTGGGCTTATGAATCATTGAGTTTTGGCGGATTCTGGGCATGGGACCCGGTGGAGAATGCAAGTCTTGTTCCCTGGCTAACGTTGGTGGGTGCAGCCCATGTGATGGTGATTTTTAAGAAGAACGGGACTTCATTAGGCAGTACAATCGTATTGGTCGTATCCAGTTTTCTGTTGATTCTATATTCGACCTTTTTAACAAGAAGCGGAATTTTGGGTGATACTTCTGTACATGCATTTACTGATTTAGGTATGAGAGGACAATTGGTACTCTATATGCTCTTTTTTGTAGTGCTTTCAATTGTACTTGTTTTCATCCACCGAAAAGAAATTAAGGGAAGCAGCGAAGATGATCATATCAGCAGTCGTGAATTCTGGATGTTTATGGGGATGTTGATTCTCGTCATCTCTGCAGTTCAGATCAGCATTACCACCTCCATTCCAGTCATCAATAAAATTTTTGGAACCAAGATGGCTCCCCCTGCAGATGCAATAGATTTTTATAATTCATGGCAAATTCCTATCGCCGTCATCATTGGTCTGCTCATGTCCATCTCACAATTTTTTAAATGGAAACAATCAGATCCTAAGGAAACCATTAAGAAGTTGGTCATTTCCTTTGTTGTGGCTTTGATTGTTGCTATCACTCTCGAAGTATATTATGACTTTGACCGTGTACAACAAACACTGCTTTTGTTTACAGCACTATGGGCGTTTTTAGCAAATCTGGATTATTTAATCCGGGTAGTTAAAGGGAAGACGATGCATTCCGGCTCCAGTATTGCTCATATGGGAATTGCTCTTATTTTATTAGGATCATTGATATCGAATGCAGAGAAAACAGTCATTAGTCAGAACCGTTTGAAAGTAGATTTAGGAAAGGATTTCCCGAATAACGAGAATATTCTGCTCTACCAGGGTGATACGTTGCCCATGGGTGAATTTTATGTCACCTATAAGGATAAGAAGAAGGAGGGCATCAACATTTTCTACGAGGTGGAATATTTTAAAGCGAATCATCTTAACGGTAAATTAGAAAAGAGTTTTTCCCTTTTTCCTAAAGTGCAGTTGAATGAAAGGATGGGCAATGTGAGTGAACCTTCTACAAAGCATTATTTGAACAGAGATATTTATACACATGTCACCTATGCGGAGCTGGATGATAAAACAGGTCGTCAGGAGGATGGAACTTATCGGAAAGGAAAGAAGTATCAAATGTCCATTGGCGATACAATTACAACCAGTAATAGTCTAGTTATTCTGGAGTCATTGAATAAAGACGTGGACAAAAACGCATTGATGCTGAAGGAAGGTGATATTGCCATTGGCGCCCGCTTGTTGATTATGGATGTGAACAGAAAGATTCATTATGCCGAACCTGTTTTTGTCATTCGCGAAAACTCGTTCTTCAATCGCACGGCAGAAATAAATGAGCTGGGTCTGAAATTTGCTTTTGAAAAGATTTTACCGGAAGAGAATAAAATGGAAATTGATATTGCCGAAAAAGAGGGGAATGTCAGAGAATTTGTGATCATGAAAGCCATCATTTTCCCTCAGATAAACATTTTATGGACAGGTTGTATTCTTATGATTATCGGTACATGGATTGCCATCGTGAAGAGAATTCGTCAGTTAAAGACTCAGCAGGTTCAATAA